A portion of the Melitaea cinxia chromosome 1, ilMelCinx1.1, whole genome shotgun sequence genome contains these proteins:
- the LOC123669278 gene encoding monocarboxylate transporter 13-like: MSKTNSFVLLPKGEKRIKLVPPDGGWGWVILLGTGLSNIFNQSMLSLFSLLYGDALEAMGYNTKGAAIVLSTMLFVTNFGGPIAGAFVKTTTPRFVAVTGACLCTTGIFLSGFATNIWHLMFSYGFLLGLGLGFIQNASFVAINGYFKVRKNLAVGLAMAGTGLGQTLMPQIVRYFLENYGFRGACILLASLSLHGICGTMLIQPVEWHMKKVEEEVIVDEKMQLLEENKKGINKNKEYSSANKDINSKDQQATATPAAGDKVQVTAKPRKTLIRKIYDLFDISLLSSPRFLNVIFGTALTFISVQNFSMIYPFFLQKVAKMDKQQTATCMSTIAFVDIIGRLVLPSIQDRFQIKARMMLIMTSMWLILIRQILAYQTDLYVLLALSGLYGFGRSMIIVARNLAITERCRMDQVPSAVGLGMLTMGIIVPPLGFFLGWIRDYTGSYSICITAQNLLLVLFLVMWIPDMILIYFEEKREKRKNVE; encoded by the exons ATGTCaaaaacaaattcttttgtATTACTACCGAAGGGCGAGAAAAGAATAAAACTAGTGCCGCCGGACGGAGGGTGGGGATGGGTGATTTTATTAGGAACGGGACTTTCGAAT ATTTTCAATCAATCAATGTTGTCTCTATTTAGTTTATTGTATGGAGATGCATTAGAAGCTATGGGTTACAATACCAAGGGAGCAGCAATTGTTTTGAGTACTATGTTATTTGTCACCAATTTCGGGGGTCCAATAGCTGGAGCATTCGTTAAAACAACGACGCCTAGATTCGTTGCAGTTACTGGTGCTTGTCTTTGTACAACTGGTATTTTTCTTAGTGGATTCGCTACAAACATTTGGCATTTGATGTTTTCTTACGGCTTTCTTTTGG GTTTGGGTCTAGGATTCATTCAAAATGCTTCGTTTGTAGCTATAAATGGTTATTTTAAAGTACGGAAAAATCTCGCTGTGGGTCTTGCTATGGCTGGGACTGGCTTAGGACAAACTCTTATGCCACAAATAGTTCGATACTTCTTAGAAAATTACGGGTTTAGAGGTGCTTGCATATTATTAGCCTCTTTGAGCCTGCATGgg atttgtgGAACGATGCTAATTCAACCAGTTGAATGGCACATGAAAAAAGTTGAAGAAGAAGTAATAGTTGACGAAAAAATGCAGTTACTAGAAGAAAATAAGaaaggtataaataaaaataaggaatACAGTAGTGCCAATAAAGATATTAATAGTAAAGATCAACAAGCAACTGCCACCCCTGCAGCTGGTGATA AAGTTCAAGTTACCGCTAAACCAAGGAAAACTTTAATAAGAAAAATCTATGACTTATTCGACATTTCTTTATTATCAAGCCCTCGGTTTCTAAATGTGATTTTTGGAACTGCCCTTACATTTATTTCTGTTCAAAATTTCAGTATGATATATCCATTTTTCTTGCAA aaaGTCGCCAAAATGGACAAACAACAAACTGCGACCTGTATGTCGACAATTGCTTTTGTCGACATAATTGGCAGACTTGTGTTGCCATCCATACAGGATAGATTTCAAATCAAAGCAAGGATGATGCTAATTATGACAAGCATGtggttaattttaataagacaAA ttttagcgTATCAGACCGACTTATATGTACTTTTGGCCTTATCCGGTTTATATGGTTTTGGAAGAAGCATGATAATTGTTGCAAGAAACTTAGCCATAACTGAAAGATGCAGAATGGACCAAGTGCCCTCAGCTGTTGGATTGGGAATGCTAACTATGGGCATTATAGTGCCCCCGCTAGGATTTTTCCTCGGCTGGATTAGAGATTACACAGGAAGCTATTCAATTTGCATAACAGCGCAAAATCTTTTGttggtattatttttagttatgtgGATACCAGACATGATACTAATATATTTCGAAGAAAAACGAGAGAAAAGGAAAAATGTTGAATAG